The proteins below are encoded in one region of Chloroflexota bacterium:
- the hisF gene encoding imidazole glycerol phosphate synthase subunit HisF — protein MLAKRIIPCLDVKDGRVVKGVNFINLRDAGDPVEQAQVYDAEGADELVFLDITASHEQRDIVLDMVRRVADTVFIPFTVGGGIRTIEDMSALLHAGADKVSINSAALRNPDLITEGAKRFGSQCIVVAIDARKEPDGRWQVYINGGRIPFGRDAVEWAKEAEDRGAGEILLTSMDTDGTKAGYDIPLTRAVSEAVSIPVIASGGAGALEHFCEALTVGGAEAALAASLFHYRELSIAEVKRYLAERGVPVRLVE, from the coding sequence ATGCTGGCGAAGCGGATCATTCCGTGTTTGGATGTGAAGGACGGCCGGGTGGTCAAGGGGGTCAATTTCATCAACCTGCGGGACGCGGGCGATCCCGTGGAACAGGCGCAGGTCTACGACGCGGAGGGCGCCGACGAGCTGGTGTTCCTGGACATCACGGCCTCGCACGAGCAGCGGGATATCGTGCTGGATATGGTGCGACGGGTGGCGGATACCGTGTTCATCCCCTTCACGGTGGGTGGCGGCATCCGCACCATCGAGGACATGTCGGCGCTGTTGCACGCCGGCGCGGACAAGGTGAGCATCAACTCGGCCGCGCTGCGCAATCCTGATCTGATCACGGAGGGGGCCAAGCGATTCGGCTCGCAGTGCATCGTCGTCGCCATCGACGCGCGAAAGGAACCGGATGGCCGCTGGCAGGTGTACATCAACGGCGGCCGCATCCCCTTCGGCCGCGACGCGGTGGAGTGGGCGAAGGAGGCGGAGGATCGCGGCGCGGGGGAGATCCTGCTCACCAGCATGGACACCGACGGCACCAAGGCCGGATACGACATCCCGCTCACCCGTGCCGTCTCCGAGGCCGTGTCCATCCCGGTGATCGCCTCGGGCGGCGCGGGCGCGCTGGAGCACTTCTGTGAGGCGCTCACCGTGGGCGGCGCGGAGGCGGCCCTGGCGGCCTCGCTCTTCCATTATCGGGAGCTGAGCATCGCCGAGGTCAAGCGATATCTGGCAGAGCGGGGTGTGCCGGTGCGGCTGGTCGAGTGA
- a CDS encoding aldo/keto reductase, which yields MFTRVLGRSGVEVSAMGLGCWAIGGPFYRDGKPVGWGQVDDDESIRAIHRALDLGVTFFDTADVYGCGHSERILGQALAGRRDQVVIATKFGNVFDEATRQIIGTDASPEYIRRACEASLRRLNTDYIDLYQLHIGNYDLERAPAVRDALEELVAEGKIRSYGWSTDDPDRARVFAQGPHCVAIQQRLNILEGNEETLAVCEEYNLASVNRGPLGMGLLTGKFTPDSELPEDDVRRTQGWDFREGRTAERLKMLEKLRGILTRDGRTLAQAALGWLWARSEKTIPIPGFKTVQQVEENVGAMRFGPLSDEQMREIEELLAGWSRWQSRVKGQS from the coding sequence ATGTTTACACGGGTACTGGGACGAAGCGGCGTCGAGGTGAGCGCGATGGGACTGGGCTGCTGGGCTATCGGCGGCCCTTTCTATCGGGACGGCAAGCCGGTTGGTTGGGGACAGGTGGATGATGACGAGTCGATCCGGGCCATTCACCGGGCGCTGGACCTGGGCGTCACGTTCTTCGATACGGCGGATGTGTACGGCTGTGGTCATAGCGAGCGCATCCTGGGGCAGGCGTTGGCCGGCAGACGGGATCAGGTGGTGATCGCCACCAAGTTCGGCAACGTGTTCGACGAGGCGACCCGGCAGATCATCGGGACGGACGCCAGCCCGGAGTATATTCGCCGGGCCTGCGAGGCTAGCCTGCGTCGCCTGAACACGGACTATATTGACCTGTACCAGCTCCATATCGGAAACTACGATCTGGAGAGGGCGCCTGCCGTGCGGGACGCGTTGGAGGAGCTCGTGGCGGAGGGGAAGATCCGTTCCTATGGCTGGAGCACGGACGATCCCGATCGAGCGCGCGTCTTCGCCCAGGGGCCTCATTGTGTGGCCATCCAGCAGCGCCTGAACATCCTGGAGGGCAATGAGGAAACCCTGGCCGTGTGCGAGGAATATAACCTGGCCAGCGTCAACCGGGGGCCGTTGGGCATGGGGCTGCTCACTGGCAAGTTCACGCCCGACTCCGAGCTGCCGGAGGACGATGTGCGGCGCACGCAGGGATGGGACTTCCGAGAGGGCCGGACGGCTGAGCGGCTGAAGATGCTGGAGAAGTTGCGGGGCATCCTCACCCGTGATGGCCGGACGCTGGCTCAGGCCGCTCTGGGGTGGCTCTGGGCGCGCAGTGAGAAGACCATCCCCATCCCCGGGTTCAAAACCGTCCAGCAGGTCGAGGAGAACGTCGGCGCGATGCGATTCGGCCCGCTGAGCGATGAGCAGATGCGGGAGATCGAGGAGCTACTGGCGGGCTGGTCGCGATGGCAATCGCGCGTGAAAGGCCAATCGTAA
- the hisA gene encoding 1-(5-phosphoribosyl)-5-[(5-phosphoribosylamino)methylideneamino]imidazole-4-carboxamide isomerase, producing the protein MIVFPAIDLRRGRVVRLRQGDPDAETRYGDDPAAMARRWVGMGAEWLHVVNLDGALGGGEAELNLQRLAEIRRAVAVPIQFGGGLRTLEDIERALQLGATRVVLGTVAVRRPELVARAVEQFGAERIVVGIDARDGRVAIHGWREVSEMAAVDLARRMADLGVLRIVYTDISRDGMLTGVNVQATAELAAAAGIPVIASGGVRGLDDIRALKAVEDQGVEGVITGQAIYTGALDLAEAIRVAGR; encoded by the coding sequence ATGATCGTTTTCCCGGCGATTGATTTGCGGCGCGGGCGGGTGGTGCGGCTGCGCCAGGGTGACCCCGACGCGGAGACGAGGTACGGCGACGATCCGGCCGCGATGGCGCGCCGCTGGGTGGGCATGGGCGCCGAGTGGCTGCATGTGGTCAACTTGGACGGCGCGTTGGGCGGCGGTGAGGCGGAACTGAACCTGCAACGTCTGGCCGAGATCCGACGGGCCGTGGCGGTCCCGATTCAGTTCGGCGGCGGGCTGCGTACACTGGAGGATATCGAGCGGGCGCTGCAACTGGGAGCGACCCGGGTGGTTCTGGGCACGGTGGCCGTGCGACGGCCGGAGCTGGTCGCCCGGGCGGTGGAGCAGTTCGGCGCCGAACGGATCGTCGTCGGCATCGACGCCCGGGACGGGCGCGTGGCGATCCACGGCTGGCGGGAGGTATCCGAGATGGCCGCCGTCGATCTGGCCCGCCGCATGGCCGACCTGGGCGTGCTTCGTATCGTGTACACCGACATCAGCCGCGATGGGATGCTCACCGGCGTAAACGTCCAGGCGACAGCGGAGCTGGCGGCCGCGGCCGGGATCCCCGTCATCGCCTCCGGCGGCGTGCGGGGCCTGGACGACATCCGGGCGCTCAAGGCGGTGGAGGATCAGGGCGTCGAAGGGGTCATCACGGGGCAGGCGATCTACACGGGCGCTCTGGATCTGGCGGAGGCGATACGGGTGGCGGGGAGATAG
- a CDS encoding bifunctional phosphoribosyl-AMP cyclohydrolase/phosphoribosyl-ATP diphosphatase HisIE produces the protein MEVVDVDEVRFDGRGLVPAIVQDADTGEVLMLAYMNAESLRLTFETGETWFWSRSRRELWHKGATSGNVQRVVDVRLDCDGDTVLVRVRPAGPACHTGARSCFFRRLGAGEREADGAESGERRAGSEVLERLWEVIQDRKTNPREGSYTCSLFEKGAVEIAKKVGEEGVETAVASLGEDDERVLYEAADLVYHLMVLLAHRGLTWAQVEQELAARFH, from the coding sequence ATGGAAGTCGTCGATGTAGATGAAGTGAGGTTCGACGGGCGGGGGCTGGTGCCGGCGATCGTGCAGGACGCCGACACGGGCGAGGTGCTCATGTTGGCGTACATGAACGCCGAGTCGCTGCGACTGACGTTCGAGACCGGCGAGACGTGGTTCTGGAGCCGCAGCCGGCGGGAGCTCTGGCACAAGGGCGCGACCTCCGGGAACGTCCAGCGGGTAGTCGATGTCCGCCTGGATTGCGATGGGGATACGGTCCTGGTACGGGTGAGGCCGGCAGGCCCGGCGTGCCATACTGGAGCGCGCTCGTGTTTCTTCCGGAGGCTGGGGGCCGGGGAGCGTGAGGCGGATGGAGCGGAGAGCGGAGAGCGGAGGGCGGGGAGCGAGGTGCTTGAGCGGCTGTGGGAAGTGATTCAGGACCGGAAGACAAACCCACGAGAGGGTTCCTATACGTGTTCGCTGTTTGAGAAAGGCGCGGTGGAGATCGCCAAGAAGGTGGGTGAGGAGGGCGTGGAGACGGCTGTCGCCTCGTTGGGCGAGGATGACGAGCGCGTCCTGTACGAGGCGGCCGATCTCGTCTATCATCTGATGGTGTTGCTGGCCCATCGGGGTCTGACGTGGGCACAGGTGGAACAGGAGCTGGCCGCCCGTTTCCACTGA